The Paenibacillus sp. FSL R7-0345 DNA segment GCTCTGCCAGCTTGTCTGAGAGCTGCTTCATATACGTCCAGATCCCGCCCATATTCGTGAGTCCCCAGTAGGTGACCAGCAATATTTTCATGAAGCCCCTCCTCCGGTTATAAAAATTCATTGCAAAATAGCAGCAGCCGGCTTAAGCATCAACAAAGTATTATATGTCCACCACCGTCTTCCCGGCATGGGTACGGGTCTCAATTCTATGAATAAAGCAAAGTGTGAATAATTTTGAAACTATTTTCATTATGTTTGAACATTTCGGGTATAATCGGTATAACCCGTGAAAGGAATGTTACTGATATGTCTAAAGCAAGATTATTTGATCTTTCCTTATTCGTAGCTGCTGTAGGCCTGGCGCTTTTTACGCACCCCTCGGTAGTTCTGGATGGTACCTATATAAAAGCCATGCTGCTCTACTGGGTCTTTGCCAGCTTTTACTTTCAGCTGCGCATTGTTACCCGCAAAGGGAATTCTACGATTGATTATGCAATCAGCTATACTTCTTCCTTTGGTATTTTTGCCGGACCGCTCGGCACCCTTATTTATGAGATTTTTTACCGGACTACGGTCTACTTTTACAAAAAGAAAACGAAAACCGCGGATCCGGGAGAACTCCTGGACACTTTTTATAATATAGGCTCCTTCACGCTTGGCGGTACCGCTGCCTACTATCTGTATACGCTGCTCTACCCGGTTGCCGCACATGTGCCTGCCGGTTACTGGCTGCTGTTTCTGCTGGTAGTTTGTGTGACAACCTTTTTGTCCTCCGGGTTCCTGGTCATTACCTTTGCCCTCTCCGGGGACATAAAGACACGCAAAGAAGCGTTCGACCTGCTGCTCAGAAGCAGAAACCTGCTTGATTTCAGTAAAGTAGCGCTAACCAACGCCCTCCTGCTGCGCCTGCTGCAACTGGAAAAATGGGAGATGCTGATCGCCCTGTTCCTGCTGAACTATATTGTCAGCCTCTCTTTCTTCTCCAAATCCCAGAGCGCCCAGCACAAGTTCGAGCGGGACAAATTCGAGCAGATGGCTTACCAGGACTTCCTGACCGGAACCTTTAACCGGGCCCATATGGACAAGAGGATGAACGAGCTCGACCACAGCGGAGAATCTATCGGCATCGTGGTAGCGGACATCGACCGGTTCAAAAAAATCAACGATACTTACAACCATGCTGTCGGTGACAAGGTCATTATTCATTTTGCTAATATACTCAAGGACCACCTGCAGGAGGAGGATATTCTGTTCCGCAGCGGCGGGGAGGAGTTCACCCTTTTTCTGAGGAGCAAATCTTTCCGTGAGTGCCATCTGATTCTTCAGGAAACGCTGCTTGATGTGGAAAGGCAGGCTGTTAAGGCAGATTACGAGGACCAGCAGATCGAGGTACACTACTCTGCATCCTTCGGCCTCTTTTACTTTAAAGCAGACCAGAATACTTCCATGGAAAAAGGGTACGTCCGCGCCGACCAGCTGCTGCTGGAGTCCAAAAAGCTCGGCCGCAACCGGCTCTCGGCACACAATGCGCTGGCTGAGTGATTTACATTTTTGCATATTAAAAAGCCGTTCCACCGGTTCTTCCGGTTGAAACGGCTTTTTATGTCTGCGGAGCTCTGTAAACAGTGCTTCCTCTGCAGTTCCACTACTATACATGATGCGGCTTCACTCTATAGCTCGGCAGCGTTAAAAGTATCTCCGCCGGCAATCGTGCCTGAGTTAAAGCCTTTGTAGAACCAGCGTTTGCGCTGCTCCGACGTCCCGTGCGTGAAGCTGTCCGGCACTGCATAGCCCTGGGCCTGCTTCTGGATCGTATCATCGCCGACCGCACTGGCCGCCGTTAAAGCTTCCTCCAGATCGCCTTCCTCCAGCAGATTCATCCCCTGGGCATGGTTCGCCCAGACACCCGCCAGATAGTCGGCCTGAAGCTCGAAGCGGACCTGATACTTGTTGTATTCCTTCTCGCTCAGGGTACGGCGGTAGGAATCCAGCTGCTTCGTCGTTCCAAGCAGAGTCTGGACGTGATGCCCCACTTCATGGGCAATGACATAAGCCATCGCAAAATCACCAGGCGCCTTAAAGCGCTGCTGCAGCTCATCATAGAAGCTCAGGTCAATATACAGCTTGCTGTCCCCCGGGCAATAAAACGGTCCGACCGCCGAAGTCGCTGTTCCGCAGGCCGAGTTCACACTGCCGCTATAGAGCACCAGTGTAGGATCGGTATAAGTCATCCCCTGCTCTGCAAAAAGCTGACTCCACACATCCTCCGTGTCCGCCAGCACGACCGAAACAAATTGCGCCAGCTCCTGCTCCTCCGCCGTTTCCTGGTAAGGCGTATTGGAGGTAGTGGCCGTGGTTCCGCCTGAAGTCAGATTCCCCAGAATATCCCCGACATTGCCGCCGCTCAGCAGTGTGACGACAACGACCAGGATAATACCGCCAATCCCGCCGCCAATCAGCTTCCCGCCTCCGCCTCCGCCGCTGCCTCTGCGGTCCTCTACATTCGAGCTGCCTCTTCTTCCCTGCCACTTCATGTCCCGTCCCCCAGTCTGTTTACACTAATGGATTATTGTTTCCGGGAAACCGGAAACGTATTATGCTTGTTTACTCTTAATAATGTTATACCCAAAACCGGCCGGGTTCGATTCTGTTGGGGAATTAAGGTAATGTGCGGGATTGCGCGGGATTGCGCGGGAGCGAAAGTAATAAGGGCGCAGGCCTGGGGCTAAGGTGACCGCCCCTCTCACTCTGCCGGAAGTGGCCTCCTATTAGGCTAGGCGTATGTAGTTAAGCGGATTTGAGCTTGGAGAGTGTAGCTACACGGATTTAGTTGGATTTTTGCCATCTAAATCCCCCGGTTCTCATCTTTTGCAAACACTAGTTGGAAAAATGACACTTAATTTAGGCCACAGCCCCCTTTTGGGGCGAAAAGCTTAAAATCAAGTAGCCTTTTTCCACTTAGGTTCCGTTTTCTGGCGTTTCGATGAGAAATAGATAGCAATTTTCCACTTAGATTCTGTAGCGGCATTCTATGGAGGAACTGCTTAAGTTGGCGATGGCCATATTTAAGGCACTCCTTAGGCTTGCGCGAAAAACCCCGCATGACCCTGCCAGATTATTGGCGGGTCATACGGGGTTTA contains these protein-coding regions:
- a CDS encoding GGDEF domain-containing protein produces the protein MSKARLFDLSLFVAAVGLALFTHPSVVLDGTYIKAMLLYWVFASFYFQLRIVTRKGNSTIDYAISYTSSFGIFAGPLGTLIYEIFYRTTVYFYKKKTKTADPGELLDTFYNIGSFTLGGTAAYYLYTLLYPVAAHVPAGYWLLFLLVVCVTTFLSSGFLVITFALSGDIKTRKEAFDLLLRSRNLLDFSKVALTNALLLRLLQLEKWEMLIALFLLNYIVSLSFFSKSQSAQHKFERDKFEQMAYQDFLTGTFNRAHMDKRMNELDHSGESIGIVVADIDRFKKINDTYNHAVGDKVIIHFANILKDHLQEEDILFRSGGEEFTLFLRSKSFRECHLILQETLLDVERQAVKADYEDQQIEVHYSASFGLFYFKADQNTSMEKGYVRADQLLLESKKLGRNRLSAHNALAE
- a CDS encoding neutral zinc metallopeptidase, whose amino-acid sequence is MKWQGRRGSSNVEDRRGSGGGGGGKLIGGGIGGIILVVVVTLLSGGNVGDILGNLTSGGTTATTSNTPYQETAEEQELAQFVSVVLADTEDVWSQLFAEQGMTYTDPTLVLYSGSVNSACGTATSAVGPFYCPGDSKLYIDLSFYDELQQRFKAPGDFAMAYVIAHEVGHHVQTLLGTTKQLDSYRRTLSEKEYNKYQVRFELQADYLAGVWANHAQGMNLLEEGDLEEALTAASAVGDDTIQKQAQGYAVPDSFTHGTSEQRKRWFYKGFNSGTIAGGDTFNAAEL